The Pseudonocardia broussonetiae DNA segment TAGCTTCTGCGCATGACCTCGTCACCCGTCGCCGTCGTCACCGGCGCCAGTTCCGGCATCGGTGCCGCCACCGCCCGCGCGCTGGCCGCCGCCGGCTTCCACGTCGTGCTCGGCGCCCGCCGCGTCGACCGCTGCGCCGAGATCGCGAGGGAGATCGACGGCACCGCGGTGCGCCTGGACGTCACCGACGCCGAGTCGGTCTCCGCGTTCGCCGCGGCGGTGCCGGAGTGCCGCCTGCTGGTGAACAACGCCGGCGGCGCCAAGGGGCTCGAGCCCGTCGCCGAGGCCGACGAGGAGGACTGGCGGTGGATGTTCGAGACCAACGTGATCGGCACCCTGCGCGTCACGCAGGCGCTGCTGCCGGCCCTGCTCGCCTCCGGTGACGGGCACATCGTCACCGTCACCTCGGTCGCGGCGCTGGAGGCCTACGACAACGGCGCGGGGTACACGGGCGCGAAGC contains these protein-coding regions:
- a CDS encoding SDR family NAD(P)-dependent oxidoreductase, giving the protein MTSSPVAVVTGASSGIGAATARALAAAGFHVVLGARRVDRCAEIAREIDGTAVRLDVTDAESVSAFAAAVPECRLLVNNAGGAKGLEPVAEADEEDWRWMFETNVIGTLRVTQALLPALLASGDGHIVTVTSVAALEAYDNGAGYTGAKHAQAMLHRTLRGELLGQPVRLTEIAPGMVETDFSLVRFEGDREKADDVYRGITPLTAEDVADVIAFAATRPSHVNLDQIVLKPRAQASAMRAHREG